From the genome of Bombus huntii isolate Logan2020A chromosome 14, iyBomHunt1.1, whole genome shotgun sequence, one region includes:
- the LOC126873184 gene encoding T-complex protein 1 subunit delta, protein MTAITASGDGRSAHGQAYKDKSKPTDIRSSNINAAKAVSDAIRTSLGPRGMDKMIQAGNGEVTITNDGATILKEMNVVHPAAKMLVELSKAQDIEAGDGTTSVVVMAGSLLEAAERLLQKGIHPTLISDAFQKAAVKAVEILTNMSIPVDLKDKQSLIRAAATSLNSKVVFQQSSLLAPLAVDAVLKVTEEGKEIAVDLNNIKVIKKLGGTVEDTELVEGLIFTQKSCNVNGPKRIEKAKIGLIQFCISPPKTDMDHNVIVSDYAAMDRVLKEERTYILNIVKQIKKAGCNVLLVQKSILRDAVSDLAIHFLDKIKVMVIKDIEREDISFVCKTLGCRPIASLDHFVADNLVNAELCEEVQTGSSKFVKITKIQNPGPTVTVLVRGSNKLVLEEAERSLHDALCVVRCLVKQKALIAGGGAPEIELALKLGAYAQTLSGVDAYCIKAFANAFETIPSTLAENAGLNPIATVTELRNRHAKGEHTTGINVRKGSITNILEENVIQPLLVSISAITLASETVRSILKIDDIVNTNQ, encoded by the exons ATGACGGCAATAACGGCAAGCGGCGATGGACGAAGCGCCCATGGACAGGCCTATAAAGATAAAAGTAAACCAACAGATATTCGTAGCAGCAATATCAATGCTGCGAAAG CTGTCAGTGATGCAATTCGTACCAGTCTTGGTCCTAGAGGAATGGATAAAATG ATTCAAGCTGGGAACGGAGAAgttacaattacaaatgatGGTGCAACAATCTTAAAAGAAATGAATGTTGTACATCCTGCAGCAAAAATG TTAGTTGAATTATCAAAGGCACAAGATATTGAAGCTGGAGATGGTACTACAAGTGTTGTTGTTATGGCTGGTTCTCTTCTAGAAGCTGCAGAGCGTTTGTTGCAAAAGGGAATACATCCTACTTTAATCAGCGATGCTTTCCAAAAAGCTGCAGTTAAAGCTGTAGAAATATTGACAAATATGTCTATTCCTGTTGATTTAAAAGACAAACAATCACTGATTAGAGCTGCAGCAACCTCTTTAAACTCAAAG gTTGTCTTTCAACAATCAAGCCTTTTAGCACCACTTGCTGTAGATGCAGTATTAAAAGTTACcgaagaagggaaagaaattGCTGTAGATCTTAAT AACATAAAAGTAATCAAGAAGTTAGGAGGTACAGTTGAAGACACCGAACTTGTAGAAGGATTAATATTTACACAAAAATCTTGTAATGTTAATGGACCGAAACGCATTGAAAAAGCAAAAATAGGTTTAATTCAATTCTGCATTTCTCCACCTAAAACGGAC ATGGATCATAATGTAATCGTATCCGATTACGCTGCAATGGATCGTGTTTTGAAGGAAGAAAGAACTTACATATTAAATATCGTGAAGCAAATTAAAAAAGCTGGTTGCAATGTACTCTTAGTACAGAAATCCATTCTTCGTGACGCTGTCAGTGATTTAGCTATACACTTTTTAGATAAAATCAAAGTTATGGTGATTAAAGACATTGAACGTGAGGATATTTCATTCGTATGTAAAACGTTAGGTTGTAGACCAATCGCGTCATTAGATCATTTTGTCGCTGATAATCTTGTTAATGCAGAATTATGTGAAGAAGTACAGACTGGAAGCTCTAAGTTTGTTAAG ATCACTAAAATACAAAATCCTGGACCAACAGTGACAGTTCTTGTACGAGGTAGTAATAAATTGGTCTTAGAAGAAGCGGAACGTTCATTGCACGACGCATTATGTGTAGTACGCTGTTTAGTGAAACAAAAAGCTCTAATTGCTGGAGGAGGAGCACCTGAGATAGAGCTTGCACTAAAATTAGGAGCATATGCACAAACTTTATCGGGCGTTGATGCTTATTGTATTAAAGCTTTTGCAAATGCATTCGAG ACAATTCCGTCGACCCTAGCGGAAAATGCCGGATTGAATCCTATTGCAACTGTAACGGAACTTCGAAACCGACACGCTAAGGGTGAACATACTACTGGTATTAATGTGCGAAAAGGTTCAATTACTAATATCTTGGAAGAAAATGTGATTCAACCACTTTTAGTTTCTATAAGCGCCATTACACTAGCTTCGGAAACTGTCCGCAGCATATTAAAGATTGATGATATCGTGAATACAAACCAGTAA
- the LOC126873180 gene encoding folliculin-interacting protein 1, producing MMPLFDKLFPSRKNFRNKVQTIVASNVETEENDRNSALYIGAGQVRILLFRECEWRGRKLLFDSLSLEKRWCKNKTATINLKKNTGNSMFEQERMAEDDVSLLSEMVFGTVAMTYRGSSFKIHSMNSSSCIMCTKVFPATEHNICKQQTEKVSDEGLGRSVNLDSNPSMRTLLSRPSSGNLSGSELNTGVRKNSTCSSTGSGWNIDIPPPTGSSQSLESNGSSGIGSLSSLRRRWLRAASTSLTRLDSDDTFGMQYWTENGNDNKEIHTKRHKTRLGLTMLVQLAEGHERRIETCLLEHMALLEGMLDRLRYFCIESASISAQNKGMQLPERLYRSSQFIVSLLRLLTNIDADLNSRTPLLWHDVLLNSVKVEHKISALHRSLEQMCQLLDNIDTKSSNFFLSTVVTAVLTYHLGWIYTTLPIHDRQLMEKLGTWYPCNPLWVQLGDLYGALSNPIRVAHTVVAGDPQKVDLINSVLSFLSYFIRSGVVQKRQEYCNVTEEDIQEAASLLEQARIKRPHLFTTKATTNDRESMISRRVLCTSARKKIAVQELSYDAEDDNAIMQRSYPEYNEGRLRVEGSISSLKRSITMESNLDSFMLKTFEPETDTKFISKKLPRDDDGYEKSTVNERTCTSSKVKIVVSEIAPQDVDLSKTGMQQCPEFSLRNFEKKVEDNDLDEAYTNSKIDVFQDFDDTCVDTLKLYSSRPEFETGQSTDNEMKNSHVFFTLGDEEKSVKTLSRPRLGYNCQCSYMFTRVPSTSAQLPEDVLRKIIQRNFPESSKSIHPPGAVSRSLGFCQRCNGQGYVPPQNYDSCKQVLETPTNATEVLRTCGSTVGDGSVGLSRSNSLEALMEANSVVELPMPRTKKMKKTGSHQDTGFTKTLLQNTIKPTESQGLNNSEPSYTWGLVLQGLPKKKKRRRKKVVQQEANRNDYEIDKELWYCIREECLASVRFPTIDQPIAESLCILADLDTWHVGIISNNMPSHTAPLPVGMSRLVANMLEGFAYLWRKYHSASQCIGILEAKLREMWLKSETLAEMLLATEVCDANVASLTHALDLDAADIPLLLAVATSHSPEIGQRFGLTLT from the exons ATGATGCCTTTGTTTGATAAGCTGTTTCCTTCGAGGAAGAATTTCAGGAATAAAGTACAAACCATCGTAGCATCGAACGTCGAAACAGAAGAAAATGATAG AAACTCCGCGTTATACATTGGGGCAGGTCAAGTTCGGATCTTACTATTCCGAGAGTGTGAATGGCGCGGGAGAAAACTCCTTTTTGATTCTCTTTCCTTGGAGAAAAGAtggtgtaaaaataaaacagcCACGATTAATCTTAAAAAGAACACCGGCAATTCAATGTTCGAg CAAGAAAGAATGGCCGAAGACGACGTAAGCTTATTGAGCGAAATGGTATTCGGTACTGTGGCGATGACGTACAGAGGATCATCATTTAag ATCCATTCAATGAATTCATCATCTTGCATCATGTGCACAAAAGTCTTCCCTGCTACAGAACACAACATATGCAAACAGCAGAC CGAGAAAGTCTCGGACGAAGGATTGGGTCGTTCCGTGAACTTGGATTCTAACCCCAGTATGCGAACACTTT tatcccgaCCAAGTTCTGGAAATCTATCAGGATCCGAATTAAACACTGGTGTCAGAAAAAATTCTACTTGCTCTAGCACCGGTAGTGGGTGGAATATAGACATACCACCACCGACAGGGA GTTCACAGTCGTTGGAGAGCAATGGATCCTCTGGTATCGGTAGCCTTTCGAGTTTACGTCGAAGGTGGTTAAGAGCTGCTTCCACTTCTTTAACCCGATTAGATTCTGATGATACATTTGGAATGCAGTACTGGACCGAGAATGGAAATGATAATAAAGAGATTCATACTAAACGTCATAAAACCAGACTCGGATTAACGATGTTGGTCCAACTAGCCGAAGGCCATGAGAG AAGAATAGAGACCTGTCTGTTAGAGCACATGGCTCTATTGGAAGGAATGCTGGATCGTTTACGATATTTCTGTATTGAATCGGCTAGTATCAGTGCTCAAAATAAAGGAATGCAGCTTCCTGAACGGCTTTATAGATCTTCGCAATTCATTGTTTCGTTATTGCGTTTACTTACAAATATTGATGCGGATTTAAACTCTCGCACACCCTTGCTATGGCATGATGTGCTACTTAATTCAGTGAAAGTAGAGCATAAGATAAGTGCGCTGCATCGTAGTTTAGAACAAATGTGTCAATTGTTGGATAATATCGATACAAAATCGAGTAACTT ttttttAAGTACTGTCGTCACTGCTGTTCTAACATATCATCTTGGTTGGATATATACTACACTGCCAATCCATGATCGACAATTG atgGAAAAATTAGGCACCTGGTATCCTTGTAATCCACTATGGGTTCAATTAGGTGATTTATATGGTGCGCTAAGTAATCCCATCAGGGTAGCGCATACAGTCGTTGCAGGCGATCCTCAAAAGGTCGATTTGATTAATTCTGTTTTATCCTTCTTGTCGTACTTCATCCGTAGTGGAGTAGTACAGAAACGACAAGAATATTGTAACGTTACTGAAGAAGACATTCAAGAAGCTGCAAGTCTTTTAGAACAAGCGAGAATAAAACGCCCACATTTATTCACTACGAAAGCAACAACTAACGATCGAGAGTCTATGATTTCCCGACGTGTGTTATGCACATCTGCTCGAAAAAAAATTGCCGTACAAGAGCTTTCGTATGATGCAGAAGATGATAACGCTATTATGCAACGCTCATATCCTGAATACAATGAGGGAAGATTAAGAGTAGAAGGATCTATTAGCTCTCTTAAACGTAGCATCACGATGGAATCAAATCTTGATTCATTTATGCTGAAAACATTTGAACCTGAAACAGACACGAAATTCATTTCGAAGAAACTTCCTCGCGATGATGACGGCTATGAAAAGAGCACCGTCAACGAAAGAACTTGTACATCAAGCAAAGTTAAAATAGTAGTGAGCGAAATTGCACCACAAGATGTCGACTTGAGCAAGACTGGTATGCAACAGTGTCCTGAATTTTCGCTACGTAATTTTGAAAAGAAGGTGGAAGATAACGACTTGGATGAAGCATATACGAATTCTAAGATAGatgtttttcaagattttgaCGATACATGTGTTGAtacattgaaattatactCTAGCAGACCAGAATTTGAAACTGGTCAAAGTACAGATAACGAGATGAAAAATTCCCATGTTTTCTTCACTCTAGGTGATGAAGAAAAATCTGTGAAAACATTATCACGACCGCGACTTGGATACAATTGTCAGTGTTCATATATGTTCACACGAGTACCGAGCACGTCTGCACAGTTGCCGGAAGATGTATtgagaaaaattattcaaaggAACTTCCCTGAATCATCCAAGAGTATTCATCCACCAGGAGCAGTATCAAGATCTCTGGGATTTTGTCAAAGGTGTAATGGGCAAGGTTACGTACCTCCACAAAATTATGATAGTTGCAAACAAGTTCTAGAAACCCCTACTAACGCAACAGAAGTGTTACGTACTTGCGGTAGTACCGTGGGTGATGGAAGTGTTGGATTATCTAGATCAAACAGTCTAGAAGCTTTGATGGAAGCTAACAGTGTCGTCGAATTGCCAATGCCGCG gacaaaaaaaatgaagaagacTGGTTCACACCAGGACACAGGCTTTACAAAGACACTCTTACAAAACACAATAAAACCCACAGAGTCACAGGGATTAAATAATTCTGAACCATCCTATACATGGGGTTTAGTTCTACAAGGtttgccaaagaagaaaaagaggagaagaaagaaagttgTCCAACAAGAAGCAAATAGGAATGACTATGAAATAGATAAAGAATTGTGGTACTGCATACGTGAAGAATGTCTTGCCAGTGTACGTTTTCCGACTATTGATCAACCAATTGCCGAATCACTTTGTATTTTAGCGGATTTAGATACTTGGCATGTTGGAATCATATCCAATAATATGCCTTCACATACTGCACCGTTACCAGTTGGGATGTCAAGGCTCGTTGCCAATATGCTGGAAGGCTTTGCTTATTTATGGCGGAAATATCATTCAGCTTCACAA TGTATAGGCATATTGGAAGCAAAACTAAGAGAAATGTGGCTAAAAAGTGAAACATTGGCTGAGATGTTATTAGCAACAGAAGTATGCGATGCCAATGTTGCAAGTTTGACACACGCTCTCGATCTCGATGCAGCAGATATACCACTTTTGCTCGCAGTTGCAACTTCCCACTCTCCTGAGATAGGCCAGAGGTTTGGTCTTACACTTACTTGA
- the LOC126873195 gene encoding dnaJ homolog subfamily B member 13-like, with product MSCDEACSCNKRGIDYYGVLSLKKDCDDLEIKAAFRRLALRYNAKRAKDECLCTIFALVAEAYDVLSDPLKRTIYDQFGEEGLKNGVPGAEGFIQPYTYHGEPMRTYREFFGTESPYADLLYVLTQSSSLLEFPEGRGIKRKEEPLIKTLYLTLLEVFLGGIKKMKIQRLVLVEDDKTKTVTKEKILTIPIKPGIPTGTRIVFPEEGDQGPTKIPADVIFITEDRPHETFRREGSDLHMTVDIFLREALTGTVVTVNTLDDRTLRIPLTSVITPDYKKHVPGQGLPLPESPKKRGSLIISFNIEYPVYLPVSNKNYIKRAFDTSADIKDTEYVHRLILANKMRRNVDFDVPIRRYTDDYEAK from the exons ATGTCATGCGATGAAGCTTGTTCGTGTAATAAACGCGGTATAGATTACTATGGCGTACTATCGTTGaaaaaagactgcgacgattTGGAGATCAAAGCTGC ATTTCGACGCTTAGCGCTACGATATAACGCTAAAAGAGCGAAAGATGAATGTTTATGTACTATTTTCGCCTTAGTAGCCGAAGCATACGATGTGCTTTCAGATCCCCTTAAAAGAACCATATACGATCAATTCGGCGAGGAAGGTCTTAAAAATGGCGTGCCTGGAGCCGAAGGATTTATTCAACCGTATACTTATCACGGAGAACCGATGAGAACGTATAG GGAGTTCTTCGGTACCGAAAGTCCTTATGCTGATCTACTCTACGTACTAACGCAGTCTTCGTCTCTGCTCGAATTTCCCGAGGGGCGGGGTATAAAGCGCAAGGAAGAACCTCTGATAAAAACCTTGTACCTAACCCTACTGGAG GTCTTTCTTGGAGGGataaagaaaatgaagatACAAAGATTAGTATTGGTAGAGGACGATAAGACTAAGACAGTGACGAAGGAAAAAATTTTAACGATACCCATTAAACCAGGCATTCCGACGGGAACGAGGATAGTGTTCCCAGAGGAAGGTGATCAAGGACCCACAAAAATTCCtg CGGATGTAATCTTCATCACGGAGGACCGGCCTCACGAGACCTTCCGAAGAGAGGGCTCTGACTTGCACATGACGGTCGATATCTTTCTGCGAGAGGCACTGACCGGAACAGTGGTCACCGTCAACACGCTCGACGACAGAACCCTTCGAATACCACTAACGTCTGTCATCAC aCCAGATTACAAGAAACACGTACCTGGCCAAGGATTGCCGCTGCCGGAAAGTCCGAAGAAAAGAGGAAGTCTAATCATATCGTTTAATATTGAATATCCGGTATATTTGCCggtatcaaataaaaattacattaaacGAGCGTTTGATACGTCCGCAGATATCAAAGATACGGAATACGTTCACCGTCTTATATTGGCCAATAAAATGCGTAGAAACGTAGATTTTGATGTTCCTATACGTCGATATACCGACGATTACGAGGCAAAATAA
- the LOC126873190 gene encoding uncharacterized protein LOC126873190, producing the protein MDASELILNLVQKAAIKTAVKEKNLSDCELFSNREDSSSSGQHVMKKNSFSGGVSEKSCGDCKKEKPDEGMFKVSLTTNDEDLENDKENVSRKKIRVEARQICSNRENSNEEKIFVLQQLGRSQIRPEGFPAFLCIDGRIASSNGVKRKIPRPANAFMLFANEWRKKLAAENPRESNKDISVRLVSLHPVLHLHLVMEQVLLYETFFLLH; encoded by the exons ATGGATGCTTCTGAATTGATTTTGAACCTCGTGCAGAAAG CTGCGATTAAAACGGCAGTTAAGGAAAAGAATTTAAGCGACTGCGAACTTTTTTCCAATCGTGAGGATAGTTCATCTTCCGGTCAACATGTAATGaagaaaaattccttttccGGTGGTGTATCCGAAAAATCGTGCGGGGAttgtaaaaaggaaaaacCTGACGAAGGGATGTTCAAGGTTTCCTTGACGACGAACGATGAAGATTTGGAGAACGATAAGGAGAACGTGTCAAGGAAGAAGATACGCGTGGAGGCGAGGCAGATTTGCAGCAATCGCGAAAATAGCAACGAGGAGAAAATCTTCGTGCTGCAGCAACTCGGTCGATCGCAGATACGTCCAGAAGGATTCCCGGCATTTCTATGCATCGACGGGAGGATTGCCAGTTCAAATGGAGTTAAACGAAAAATCCCACGACCAGCTAACGCTTTTATGCTGTTCGCCAACGAATGGCGTAAAAAGCTCGCTGCGGAGAATCCTCGGGAGTCTAATAAGGACATTAGCGTTAGGCTAGTTTCCCTACATCCAGTTTTACATTTGCATCTAGTAATGGAACAAGTTCTTTtgtatgaaacattttttcttcttcattaa
- the LOC126873183 gene encoding uncharacterized protein LOC126873183, with amino-acid sequence MDCCNYVEAYAAGSHFYQQQHYFCYDNANTDYGGYEPPPISSAIETTARYNGTVPPAYPTDYVYNPKEARLRKAMREQSRELSRRSILQSAIARAGVIAGPVTSGGFLDHQHRFGCVSTVNLPMNSSVESDRATEPWFQSTSRPKPIHSPRMTDWYGNVTDPIERLQVMGAMHQRGLDKCKDVMRNQAAASVTNTVAAECGATFSNNGYPVDFTDVSRERDLRRQENMEYSEFPDSQKWHPYQNGEGAHQHPRTSHPSQMSNILHPNIQSPGSHGHEPWGQFCHGVLPHTPPMPRNVGVRGPRHTLLLQDRMPPRHCEFSEEAPRMMYHPTKLDIENVRASYTPSEHQMPRLLETSVNSIVDSASTIRIRREDDGPRWEPSTMNNRMSMDNLVPTTESSISRDKEHESRRSAERFEPKKKSVSKQPLPGFHQAFGSTEIGRFSRSEFFVNMVGESGGNMEVADTESITVSTDRMSEVNGSTVTTATHGTSVITTTATTTVRSFDGDESEEASFDESNNDLVAPTSMGMYCSQPSIPRWHRPHIGAIGSEI; translated from the exons ATGGACTGCTGCAACTACGTCGAGGCTTACGCGGCAGGGAGCCACTTTTATCAACAACAACATTACTTTTGCTATGATAACGCGAACACCGATTACGGTGGCTATGAACCGCCGCCGATTTCCAGCGCGATCGAAACTACTGCGCGATACAACGGGACTGTACCGCCTGCGTATCCGACAG ATTACGTGTATAATCCGAAGGAGGCGAGGCTGCGGAAGGCGATGCGCGAACAGAGTCGCGAGCTATCCAGGCGATCGATCTTGCAGAGCGCGATCGCTCGAGCGGGCGTGATCGCTGGTCCAGTCACATCCGGCGGTTTCCTAGATCATCAGCATCGTTTTGGTTGCGTGTCCACAGTCAACTTGCCTATGAATTCATCCGTGGAATCGGATCGAGCCACGGAACCGTGGTTCCAGTCGACGTCTCGTCCAAAGCCGATCCATTCGCCCCGAATGACCGATTGGTACGGCAACGTGACTGATCCTATCGAAAGACTGCAAGTAATGGGTGCGATGCATCAGCGTGGCCTCGATAAATGCAAAGACGTGATGAGGAATCAGGCTGCGGCCAGCGTAACCAATACCGTGGCCGCTGAATGCGGTgctacattttcaaataacgGATATCCGGTTGATTTCACCGATGTTAGTCGGGAAAGGGACTTACGCCGCCAAGAGAATATGGAGTACAGCGAATTTCCTGATAGTCAAAAGTGGCATCCTTATCAG AATGGCGAAGGTGCTCATCAACATCCCAGAACTTCTCATCCTTCTCAGATGAGCAACATTCTTCACCCAAACATTCAGAGTCCAGGTTCACACGGACACGAACCATGGGGTCAATTTTGTCATGGCGTGCTGCCAC ACACTCCGCCTATGCCTCGAAACGTTGGAGTCCGTGGGCCGCGACACACTCTGCTGTTACAGGATCGTATGCCCCCTAGACACTGTGAGTTTTCCGAGGAAGCACCGCGAATGATGTATCATCCAACTAAGCTCGATATCGAGAACGTACGAGCATCGTACACGCCCTCTGAGCACCAg atGCCGAGATTACTTGAAACCTCAGTAAATTCTATCGTGGATTCTGCGTCCACAATAAGGATTCGTCGTGAGGATGATGGCCCCAGGTGGGAGCCAAGCACTATGAATAACAGAATGTCTATGGATAATCTAGTTCCAACAACG GAATCTAGTATATCACGCGATAAAGAACACGAATCTCGTCGATCAGCTGAAAGATTCGAGCCAAAGAAGAAGAGCGTCAGTAAGCAACCGTTGCCTGGTTTTCACCAAGCATTCGGTTCGACGGAGATTGGCAGGTTCTCCAGATCGGAGTTTTTCGTGAACATGGTGGGCGAGAGCGGCGGAAACATGGAAGTCGCCGACACGGAAAGTATTACCGTAAGTACGGATCGTATGTCAGAGGTAAACGGATCGACAGTGACCACTGCGACACACGGTACGTCGGTAATTACTACGACCGCGACGACGACCGTTAGGTCTTTCGACGGCGACGAAAGCGAGGAGGCGAGTTTCGACGAGTCGAACAACGACCTCGTCGCTCCGACGTCGATGGGTATGTATTGCAGCCAACCAAGTATTCCTCGTTGGCATAGACCTCACATAGGCGCTATAGGTAGCGAAATTTAA